One Leifsonia shinshuensis DNA window includes the following coding sequences:
- a CDS encoding ABC transporter ATP-binding protein, whose protein sequence is MIEFSSVTKRFPDGTVAVDDFSLVIPSRQITVLVGSSGSGKTTILRMVNRMVDPTSGTVSIDGQDVQSLKPVLLRRRIGYVMQNSGLLPHRKVVDNIATVPLLTGVKRKAAHERALELMDTVGLERSLADKYPSQLSGGQQQRVGVARGLAVDPNILLMDEPFGAVDPIVRDDLQNELLRLQRELGKTVLFVTHDIDEAFRLGDQVVIFRKGGIVAQQGTPAEILAHPADDFVSSFVGADRGKRALHIERTPTGSVLVDSEGRTAGVLSADDSAASDEAKAATVSVAGAAAQGEDPT, encoded by the coding sequence ATGATCGAGTTCAGCTCCGTGACCAAACGGTTCCCGGACGGGACCGTCGCGGTCGACGACTTCTCGCTGGTGATCCCGTCCCGCCAGATCACGGTGCTCGTCGGTTCGTCCGGCAGCGGCAAGACCACGATCCTGCGGATGGTCAACCGCATGGTGGACCCCACCAGCGGCACCGTCTCCATCGACGGCCAGGACGTCCAGAGCCTGAAGCCGGTACTCCTGCGCCGGCGCATCGGCTACGTCATGCAGAATTCGGGGCTGCTGCCGCACCGCAAGGTCGTGGACAACATCGCCACCGTCCCGCTGCTGACCGGCGTCAAGCGGAAGGCCGCGCACGAGCGCGCGCTGGAGCTCATGGACACGGTCGGGCTGGAGCGCTCGCTGGCCGACAAGTACCCGAGCCAGCTCTCGGGAGGCCAGCAGCAGCGCGTGGGCGTGGCGCGCGGTCTCGCGGTCGACCCCAACATCCTGCTGATGGACGAGCCGTTCGGCGCGGTCGACCCGATCGTGCGCGACGACCTCCAGAACGAGCTGCTTCGCCTGCAGCGCGAGCTCGGCAAGACGGTGCTGTTCGTGACGCACGACATCGACGAGGCGTTCCGGCTGGGAGATCAGGTCGTGATCTTCCGCAAGGGCGGCATCGTCGCCCAGCAGGGCACGCCCGCCGAGATCCTGGCGCACCCGGCCGATGACTTCGTGTCGTCGTTCGTGGGCGCAGACCGGGGCAAGCGCGCCCTCCACATCGAGCGGACGCCGACCGGCTCCGTGCTGGTCGACAGCGAGGGGCGCACCGCCGGTGTGCTCAGCGCGGACGACTCCGCTGCTTCCGACGAAGCAAAGGCCGCGACCGTCTCGGTCGCGGGTGCCGCGGCGCAGGGTGAGGACCCGACGTGA
- a CDS encoding ABC transporter permease codes for MTDFVAAFGWLFDPTNWAGPGGIPVRTGEHILYTLMTLLLAGVIALPIGFAIGHTGRLRGLAVGVSGALRALPTLGLVVYLALIMANISIVPPLIALTILAIPPLLAGAYSGLESVNRSTIDAARAVGMTEWQIFTKVELPLSLPLVIGGIRSGALQVIATWTVAAILPVGGLGRFLFDGLAVQNYPEMLGGSIIVVLLALVVDGLFALTQKLVVPRGVTAGKVRADTATEPRRALGITAPGRQPVP; via the coding sequence ATGACCGATTTCGTGGCGGCCTTCGGCTGGCTCTTCGACCCGACCAACTGGGCCGGGCCGGGCGGCATCCCCGTGCGTACCGGCGAGCACATCCTGTACACGCTGATGACCCTGCTGCTCGCGGGAGTGATCGCGCTGCCGATCGGCTTCGCGATCGGGCACACCGGGCGGCTGCGCGGCCTCGCGGTCGGCGTCTCCGGCGCGCTGCGCGCGCTGCCGACGCTGGGCCTCGTCGTCTACCTCGCGCTGATCATGGCGAACATCTCGATCGTCCCTCCGCTGATCGCCCTGACGATCCTGGCCATCCCGCCGCTGCTCGCGGGCGCGTACTCGGGGCTGGAGTCCGTGAACCGCAGCACGATCGACGCCGCCCGCGCGGTCGGGATGACCGAGTGGCAGATCTTCACCAAGGTGGAGCTTCCGCTGTCGCTGCCGCTCGTGATCGGCGGCATCCGCTCGGGCGCTCTCCAGGTGATCGCTACCTGGACGGTGGCGGCCATCCTGCCGGTCGGCGGGCTCGGGCGCTTCCTGTTCGACGGGCTCGCCGTGCAGAACTACCCGGAGATGCTGGGCGGCTCGATCATCGTCGTCCTGCTCGCCCTGGTCGTCGACGGGCTGTTCGCGCTCACGCAGAAGCTGGTCGTCCCGCGCGGCGTGACCGCGGGGAAGGTCCGAGCGGACACCGCGACGGAGCCGCGGCGTGCGCTCGGCATCACCGCCCCCGGGCGGCAGCCCGTTCCCTGA
- a CDS encoding ABC transporter substrate-binding protein, whose translation MFGSKKGRIAAGVLAAGALIALSACSSGGGGAFNTSSSGSGSSGDTITVGSAAFGENEILMQIYGQALAANGVKVSYKPSIGQRDVYLKALQDGSIDLVPEYSGNLLQFYDKTSTASSSADVYAALNDALPKGFEVLDQAKAEDADAYNVTKEFSDKYNVTSLEDLKKVTVPLTVGANPEFATRPYGIPGLKSTYGVTASLKPISDSGGPLTVTALKNGDVQLADIYTTTPAIKDNGFVVLKDPKNLIAAQNIVPLINTKKASDKVKSVLNKVSAELTTDDLITMNSENQGASKTQPDAVAKKWLQEHPIKG comes from the coding sequence ATGTTCGGATCCAAGAAGGGCCGCATCGCGGCCGGTGTGCTCGCGGCGGGGGCCCTCATCGCCCTCAGCGCGTGCTCGTCCGGCGGCGGCGGCGCATTCAACACCAGCAGCAGTGGCAGCGGCTCCTCGGGCGACACCATCACCGTCGGGTCCGCCGCCTTCGGCGAGAACGAGATCCTGATGCAGATCTACGGCCAGGCCCTCGCGGCCAACGGCGTGAAGGTCAGCTACAAGCCGAGCATCGGCCAGCGCGACGTCTACCTGAAGGCGCTGCAGGACGGCTCGATCGACCTGGTCCCCGAGTACTCCGGCAACCTGCTGCAGTTCTACGACAAGACCAGCACGGCCTCCTCCAGCGCGGATGTCTACGCCGCGCTCAACGACGCCCTGCCGAAGGGCTTCGAGGTGCTCGACCAGGCCAAGGCGGAGGACGCCGACGCGTACAACGTCACCAAGGAGTTCTCCGACAAGTACAACGTCACGAGCCTGGAAGACCTCAAGAAGGTCACCGTACCGCTGACCGTGGGCGCGAACCCTGAGTTCGCCACCCGGCCTTACGGCATCCCCGGCCTCAAGTCGACCTACGGCGTGACCGCATCGCTCAAGCCGATCAGCGACTCGGGCGGCCCGCTGACCGTCACCGCGCTCAAGAACGGCGACGTGCAGCTGGCCGACATCTACACGACCACCCCGGCCATCAAGGACAACGGGTTCGTCGTGCTGAAGGACCCGAAGAACCTGATCGCCGCGCAGAACATCGTGCCGCTGATCAACACCAAGAAGGCCTCCGACAAGGTCAAGTCGGTGCTCAACAAGGTCTCGGCCGAGCTGACCACGGACGACCTGATCACCATGAACAGCGAGAACCAGGGCGCCAGCAAGACCCAGCCGGACGCCGTGGCGAAGAAGTGGCTGCAGGAGCACCCGATCAAGGGATAA
- a CDS encoding ABC transporter permease: MSFLWSNFGQVWNLTVSHVWLSAIPIVVGFLLSLPIGWLANRYRISRPVLLTLGGILYAIPSLPLFFAMPALIGTKILDPANVVVALSVYAVALMVRTTADALASVPGDVVQSATAIGFSGWRRFWAVELPLAGPVLLAGLRVVSVSTVSLVSVGALLGVPNLGQLFTDGLNRYYPEEVAVGIILIMVVALVFDLVLVLLGRLLLPWSRLDKRTGRLKRSAAMKAVTGA; the protein is encoded by the coding sequence GTGAGCTTCTTGTGGTCGAACTTCGGCCAGGTCTGGAATCTCACGGTCTCCCACGTGTGGTTGAGCGCCATCCCGATCGTCGTCGGCTTCCTGCTGTCGCTCCCGATCGGCTGGTTGGCGAACCGCTACCGTATCAGCCGGCCGGTGCTGCTGACGCTCGGCGGCATCCTGTACGCCATCCCGTCGCTGCCGCTGTTCTTCGCGATGCCCGCGCTGATCGGCACCAAGATCCTCGACCCGGCGAATGTGGTGGTGGCGCTGAGCGTCTACGCCGTCGCGCTCATGGTGCGCACGACCGCCGACGCGCTCGCCTCGGTGCCGGGTGACGTCGTTCAGTCCGCGACCGCCATCGGCTTCTCCGGGTGGCGGCGGTTCTGGGCGGTCGAGCTCCCGCTCGCGGGTCCTGTCCTGTTGGCCGGCCTGCGCGTCGTCTCGGTGTCGACGGTCAGCCTGGTGAGCGTCGGTGCGCTGCTCGGCGTGCCGAACCTCGGACAGCTCTTCACCGACGGCCTCAACAGGTACTACCCCGAGGAGGTCGCGGTCGGCATCATCCTGATCATGGTCGTGGCGCTGGTGTTCGACCTGGTGCTGGTGCTGCTCGGCCGGCTGCTGCTGCCCTGGTCGCGCCTCGACAAGCGCACGGGACGCCTCAAGCGCTCCGCGGCGATGAAGGCGGTGACCGGCGCATGA
- a CDS encoding TetR/AcrR family transcriptional regulator — MPEKRGYAKGIAKREEILARALEVFAAKGYRKASLREIAESVGLSQAGLLHHFSSKEELFAEVLRKRDEVDSAGGELGTDWSEAFDGLVGIVRHNAEVPGLVQLYATISAEAADPDHPGHDYFVSRYQQIVAGLEGYIRSEQSAGRVRDDADPRMLARLAVSVADGMQVQWMLDPSADMADAIEAFWSLLRTTPTT; from the coding sequence ATGCCGGAGAAGCGGGGATACGCCAAGGGAATCGCCAAACGCGAGGAGATCCTCGCCCGCGCCCTGGAGGTGTTCGCCGCCAAGGGCTACCGCAAGGCGTCGCTGCGCGAGATCGCCGAGTCCGTCGGGCTCAGCCAGGCCGGCCTCCTGCACCACTTCTCCTCGAAGGAGGAGCTGTTCGCCGAAGTGCTCCGCAAGCGCGACGAGGTCGACTCCGCCGGCGGCGAGCTCGGCACGGACTGGTCGGAGGCCTTCGACGGCCTGGTCGGCATCGTGCGGCACAACGCCGAGGTGCCGGGCCTGGTCCAGCTCTACGCGACCATCTCCGCGGAGGCGGCCGACCCCGACCACCCCGGTCACGACTACTTCGTGTCCCGCTACCAGCAGATCGTCGCCGGGCTGGAGGGCTACATCCGGTCGGAGCAGTCGGCGGGCCGGGTGCGCGACGACGCCGACCCGCGCATGCTCGCGCGCCTCGCGGTCTCCGTCGCCGACGGCATGCAGGTGCAGTGGATGCTCGACCCGTCCGCCGACATGGCCGACGCGATCGAGGCGTTCTGGTCGCTGCTCCGGACCACGCCCACGACGTGA
- a CDS encoding DedA family protein, translating into MNDALTWILDIVQSVDPVLRTLLAGVAILLETSILIGLIVPGDTVVLVASTAVASPLEYAALVAVVIVGALCGESLGFALGRWFGPRIRASRLGQRLGTRNLDRAERYLATRGGVAVFLSRFLPVLHSLIPLTVGMSPMRYRTFMAWTAPACVIWAFAYVSVGSLAAGGYRELSQELHWAGYVFVAVIAVFVAAVVVVKKVLQRRESAHMDAAARSPEPPHAEQ; encoded by the coding sequence GTGAACGACGCGCTGACCTGGATCCTGGACATCGTCCAGTCGGTCGACCCGGTCCTCCGCACCCTCCTGGCGGGCGTCGCGATCCTGCTGGAGACCTCCATCCTGATCGGCCTCATCGTGCCGGGCGACACCGTCGTCCTGGTCGCGTCCACCGCGGTGGCGAGCCCGCTCGAGTACGCGGCGCTGGTCGCCGTGGTCATCGTCGGCGCGCTGTGCGGCGAGTCGCTCGGCTTCGCGCTCGGCCGCTGGTTCGGGCCGCGCATCCGCGCGAGCCGGCTCGGACAGCGGCTCGGGACCCGCAACCTCGACCGCGCGGAGCGGTACCTCGCCACTCGCGGCGGCGTCGCCGTGTTCCTCTCGCGCTTCCTGCCCGTCTTGCACTCGCTGATCCCGCTGACGGTGGGAATGAGTCCGATGCGCTACCGCACGTTCATGGCGTGGACGGCGCCGGCCTGCGTGATCTGGGCGTTCGCGTACGTCAGCGTCGGGTCGCTCGCCGCGGGCGGTTACCGCGAGCTCTCGCAGGAGCTGCACTGGGCGGGCTACGTCTTCGTCGCCGTCATCGCGGTGTTCGTCGCCGCGGTCGTGGTGGTCAAGAAGGTCCTGCAGAGACGGGAGTCCGCGCACATGGATGCGGCGGCCCGGTCGCCCGAGCCGCCGCACGCGGAGCAGTGA